The following are from one region of the Terriglobia bacterium genome:
- a CDS encoding MoaD/ThiS family protein → MPITVRIPTYLASFAGGRNLLAVDGSPATVAETLTALWKEYPGLQDRIVDEQGMVRQHINIFVGDEAIRFADGLATKVPADAEILIVPAVSGG, encoded by the coding sequence GTGCCAATCACGGTCCGTATACCAACGTATCTGGCTTCGTTTGCTGGGGGCCGCAACCTGCTTGCGGTAGACGGCTCACCGGCGACCGTCGCGGAAACGCTCACAGCGCTGTGGAAGGAATATCCCGGCCTGCAAGACCGGATTGTGGATGAACAGGGCATGGTCCGCCAGCACATCAACATATTCGTGGGCGACGAGGCCATCCGCTTTGCTGACGGGCTGGCAACGAAGGTTCCTGCCGATGCAGAGATATTGATTGTTCCGGCGGTGAGTGGCGGGTGA
- a CDS encoding MBL fold metallo-hydrolase, with amino-acid sequence MRKIILAIVLVGLFGSMHAFAQGQDFSKVEMKVQKVAGSVYMIEGAGGNIAASVGDDGIVMVDDEFLPLADKIEAALKGITDKPVKVVLNTHWHGDHTGGNPHFGEKAPIVAQENVRKRLVTGGKTRFGETKPAEKTALPIITFENDVSVHLNGEDIHAIHFPNGHTDGDSVIFFKQSNVVHMGDDFFNGGMFPFIDIDSGGSVQGMIAGDEKVLSEVPDDVKIIPGHGPLGTKDDLRKFVTTLKETSAAVEAGIKKGKTLDQLKQEKVLAKWDSWGQGFIKTDMFIEILYDSLKNKPSGPKNSHGHLSK; translated from the coding sequence ATGCGGAAAATTATTCTTGCGATAGTTTTGGTTGGACTGTTTGGCTCCATGCACGCTTTTGCCCAGGGCCAGGATTTCAGCAAGGTTGAAATGAAAGTTCAGAAAGTTGCGGGGAGCGTTTACATGATTGAAGGCGCGGGCGGAAATATCGCAGCCTCCGTCGGCGACGACGGCATTGTCATGGTGGACGATGAGTTCCTGCCGCTCGCAGACAAGATTGAAGCCGCTCTGAAAGGCATTACCGACAAACCGGTCAAAGTCGTCCTGAACACGCACTGGCACGGTGACCACACCGGCGGCAATCCACATTTCGGCGAAAAAGCCCCGATCGTGGCGCAGGAAAACGTGCGCAAGCGCCTGGTCACCGGCGGCAAGACCCGTTTCGGCGAAACCAAGCCTGCCGAAAAGACTGCTCTGCCCATCATCACCTTTGAAAACGATGTTTCGGTCCATCTGAACGGCGAAGATATTCACGCCATCCATTTTCCCAATGGCCACACCGATGGCGACAGCGTGATCTTTTTCAAGCAGTCCAATGTGGTCCACATGGGCGATGATTTCTTTAACGGCGGCATGTTCCCGTTTATCGACATCGATAGCGGCGGCAGCGTACAAGGCATGATCGCCGGCGACGAGAAAGTCCTGTCCGAAGTCCCAGACGACGTGAAGATCATTCCCGGCCACGGCCCGCTCGGAACCAAGGACGACTTAAGAAAATTCGTCACCACATTGAAAGAAACTTCCGCCGCCGTCGAAGCCGGAATCAAGAAGGGAAAAACTCTCGATCAGCTCAAGCAGGAAAAAGTCTTGGCCAAATGGGATTCATGGGGACAGGGCTTCATCAAAACTGACATGTTCATTGAGATTCTGTATGACAGCCTGAAGAACAAGCCCAGCGGTCCGAAGAATTCGCATGGGCATTTGAGCAAATAG